From a single Mycolicibacterium mengxianglii genomic region:
- a CDS encoding NAD(P)/FAD-dependent oxidoreductase, whose translation MVGSDVQIDGGPRSVVVVGAGIVGLSTAWFLQERGVEVTVVDRTGVAAGASWGNAGWVAPGLSMPLNQPAILRYGLSALRDPNAPLHIPMTADARLWAFLLRFAAQCRSSSWRRAVRANLPLNDECIEAYDVLVGNGVDAPVTDGPITAVFRTPRQAAHLLHEVSLMQDCGQHITATTLSESALREHVPLASPAITTAVNIENQRFVDPGRFVQALARSVQQRGGAIVTADVRDVRRSGSRVTVDARSGDVLAAEAAVIATGAWLPKLAWGRVRQPVQAGRGYSFTVPIDRPMPAPIYLPDVRVACTPYRGAMRVAGTMEFRSPDAPLVPERVAAIVDSTSPLLDGVRWEERSDVWVGPRPLTPDGRPVIGPIGPRVYVAGGHGMWGLAQGPITGRLLAEQITTGKTPTALEPFDPAR comes from the coding sequence GTGGTGGGCAGCGACGTGCAGATCGACGGTGGACCGCGGTCGGTGGTTGTCGTCGGCGCGGGCATCGTCGGGTTGTCGACGGCGTGGTTCCTGCAGGAGCGTGGTGTGGAGGTCACGGTGGTGGATCGCACCGGTGTGGCCGCCGGAGCGTCCTGGGGCAACGCGGGCTGGGTGGCCCCGGGGCTGAGCATGCCGCTGAATCAGCCGGCGATCCTGCGTTACGGGCTCTCGGCGTTGCGCGACCCGAACGCGCCGCTGCACATTCCGATGACCGCCGACGCCCGGCTGTGGGCGTTCCTGCTGCGGTTCGCCGCGCAGTGCCGCAGTTCGTCGTGGCGCCGCGCGGTCCGCGCCAACCTGCCGCTCAACGACGAGTGCATCGAGGCCTACGACGTGCTCGTCGGCAATGGGGTGGATGCGCCCGTCACCGACGGTCCGATCACCGCCGTCTTCCGGACCCCTCGACAGGCCGCGCACCTGCTGCATGAAGTGTCGCTGATGCAGGACTGCGGACAGCACATCACCGCAACGACGCTGTCGGAAAGCGCGCTGCGCGAACATGTTCCGCTGGCCTCACCGGCAATCACCACCGCGGTGAACATCGAGAACCAGCGGTTCGTCGATCCGGGCCGCTTCGTGCAGGCCCTGGCCCGGTCGGTGCAGCAGCGCGGCGGGGCCATCGTCACCGCCGACGTGCGGGACGTGCGCAGGTCCGGATCGCGGGTCACCGTGGATGCCCGCTCCGGTGACGTGCTGGCCGCCGAGGCCGCGGTGATCGCCACCGGGGCATGGCTGCCGAAGTTGGCCTGGGGTCGGGTGCGTCAGCCGGTGCAAGCCGGGCGCGGCTACTCATTCACCGTGCCGATCGACCGGCCCATGCCCGCGCCGATCTATCTGCCCGACGTGCGGGTGGCGTGTACGCCGTATCGCGGCGCGATGCGGGTGGCCGGAACCATGGAGTTCCGCAGTCCGGATGCGCCGCTGGTGCCCGAACGGGTGGCGGCCATCGTCGATTCCACCAGTCCGCTGCTCGACGGCGTGCGCTGGGAGGAGCGCAGTGACGTCTGGGTGGGCCCGCGCCCGCTGACCCCCGACGGGCGCCCGGTGATCGGGCCGATCGGGCCGCGGGTGTATGTCGCTGGCGGACACGGGATGTGGGGCTTGGCGCAGGGGCCGATCACCGGCCGGCTGCTGGCCGAGCAGATCACCACGGGCAAGACGCCGACCGCGCTCGAGCCGTTCGATCCCGCGCGCTGA
- a CDS encoding bestrophin-like domain: MSQWLVSNLPSWLLLLGIIIVVAGGSVLIQTLVRRKFPSLKGEEHNDVIKFAFGVIGFVFAFFLGFVVSAMWGQIGNADARARTEGAAGVQLARNATVFDQPDSDRIRKALLDYQQAALVEWNENATGGSYPEADDALTRLYSAYEQVQARTDAQKTLLSASFNNLDSLSQARTQRVLQARTDTGPPWSLWAVIWLTSALLLACAIIYDVKKPSTHYSMVAILGVLVAANLFLVMELSHPFLGDIGTSSEPLKEVIRQLS, encoded by the coding sequence ATTAGTCAATGGCTGGTCAGCAACCTTCCGTCGTGGTTGCTCTTGCTGGGCATCATCATCGTCGTCGCAGGCGGATCAGTGCTGATCCAAACGCTTGTGCGCCGTAAGTTCCCCAGCCTCAAGGGCGAAGAGCACAACGACGTCATCAAGTTTGCGTTCGGGGTGATCGGCTTCGTGTTCGCGTTCTTCCTGGGCTTCGTCGTTTCCGCAATGTGGGGACAGATCGGCAATGCGGACGCAAGAGCGCGCACCGAAGGCGCGGCGGGTGTGCAGCTGGCCCGCAACGCCACGGTGTTCGACCAGCCTGACAGCGACAGGATCCGGAAGGCGCTGCTGGATTATCAGCAGGCGGCGTTGGTTGAATGGAACGAAAACGCCACGGGCGGTTCCTACCCCGAGGCTGACGACGCATTGACGCGACTCTATTCGGCGTACGAACAGGTCCAAGCGCGTACCGATGCTCAAAAGACTTTGCTGTCAGCCTCTTTCAACAATCTGGACAGCCTCAGTCAGGCCCGTACGCAACGAGTGCTGCAAGCGCGCACAGATACCGGACCACCGTGGTCATTGTGGGCGGTCATTTGGCTGACCAGTGCCCTCCTTCTGGCGTGCGCCATCATTTACGACGTCAAGAAGCCCTCCACGCACTACTCGATGGTGGCCATCCTGGGTGTGCTGGTGGCGGCGAACCTGTTCCTGGTCATGGAACTCTCACACCCATTCCTCGGCGACATCGGGACTTCCTCAGAGCCCTTGAAAGAGGTCATCCGGCAGTTGTCGTGA
- a CDS encoding GreA/GreB family elongation factor, producing the protein MTTTQRVWISEHAHQRLRDELVELQSLHRDGGVDAADPNLVVIQQARRSRIQQIHDLLVNAVVGEDPPNDGVAEPGMVLTVRYDDTGDTETFLLGVRGSEHGELEIYSVESPLGTALLGARTGQQRSYLTPGGATVAITLLEALPYGVHRRAGAVA; encoded by the coding sequence ATGACGACAACACAGCGGGTGTGGATTTCCGAGCACGCCCACCAACGACTGCGCGACGAGCTCGTCGAGTTGCAGTCCCTGCACCGCGATGGCGGTGTCGACGCCGCAGATCCCAACCTGGTGGTCATCCAACAGGCCCGCCGCAGCCGGATCCAGCAGATCCACGACCTGCTGGTCAACGCCGTGGTCGGGGAGGACCCGCCCAACGACGGGGTCGCCGAGCCCGGCATGGTGCTGACGGTCCGCTATGACGACACCGGCGACACCGAGACGTTCTTATTGGGGGTGCGCGGTTCCGAACACGGCGAGCTGGAGATCTACTCCGTCGAATCACCTTTGGGCACAGCACTTCTGGGTGCGCGGACTGGGCAGCAGCGCAGCTACCTGACCCCGGGTGGCGCCACGGTGGCGATCACCCTGCTCGAGGCGCTGCCCTACGGTGTGCACCGCCGTGCGGGGGCCGTCGCGTAG